Genomic DNA from Hordeum vulgare subsp. vulgare chromosome 2H, MorexV3_pseudomolecules_assembly, whole genome shotgun sequence:
CGGCCGCGTGCATGGTGCCCCAGCTCGTGTCCGGCGCCGACGCGTTCCTCTGGAAGCTCTACCTCTTCGTCACCGTGCAcgtcatcatcttcgtcatcTGGAAGCTCTCGGACAGCAAGCACTTCCACGCCGCCGCGCAGCAGCAGCACAAGGACCCCTGGGCTCCGTCgcctctccaccaccaccaccccgccgccgccgcgccatcGCTCCTGACGGAGGAGGCTGTGGTCAAGCGCAAGGTGGAGTTCGCCCCCGCGCCCGGCGCCGTCTCTGCCGCGCCGGCCGAGGTGTACCGCGTGCCCCCGCCCGTGTCGCGCTGGCACGAGCCTGCCGACTCGGCGGTGGTTGAGGAGGTAGTCTCCCCTGTCTCGTGCGGCGGCGAGTCGTGCGTCACCACGGAGTCCGAGGAGGACGCCTCGTCCGTCGCCGCCTCGACGTACATCGCCACCGCCGACACGAGCAGGAGCGTCTCGCCGGTACTGGCGCCGGCGCCGGAACGCGCGGTCCTCGAGCGCGGGATCTCCCTCCCTCCTCGCAAGGCCACCATAGCCGCGCCAGAGCACTTCGACGCCGCTGACGGCAaccacgacggcggcggcggcgacgacgacgacctgGACGCGACGTGGAACGCCATCATGCAGAAGACGCGCCCGGCGACGGCGCCGGCctcatccaccacctcctcccctcCGGCCCCGCGCTCGTCTCCTCCGCGGCCGACCCCATCGCCGCGGCCGAGGGCGCGCGAGCCGTCGGTGGGCGCGGCGGAGCTGAACAAGCGGTCGGAGGATTTCATCAACAAGATCCACAACTCCTTCGGCCGGCACCAATGATCTCATTCCCACCAACCCATCTTCAACCCAAAAATCCAAAACCAGTTCAAATTTTCTCGGTTGTGTAAAGATCATATCCTCTTAttagttcttcttctcctcttcttggtgtGCCGGTCGCCGGAGCAGAGGCGAGCTCGTCAGAACCACCACATTTAGGTAACTAACCGAATCCAGAGCTCGATCTCGATCTGCTTCCCCGTTTCAATGGCGATTTTTGTGAGTTGCTGCCGATGAAAATTCAAAAGTAAAAAAAGTTGGTTGCTTGTTGCTTGATTACTTGGACTGGCTGCTTGTTGGGCGGAGTGAGTTGTCGCTTGCCGCTTTGGCGCAAAAGATTGGTCGGCTCGTGCACTGGCAGGCAGCCCGGTCCACCTCTTTCCCTTTCGGTGCCATTAGGATCCAACACTCGATCCATTGCTTACCACTTAAGTTggatccttcttcttcctcctctatccATCCATCCAAGAGATAGATAGATACTAGTACTACTAGCTAGAGTCAAAATTGTTGGTGAATTTCTGAAATTCCCTTCTGAATCTTGAGTCAGAAAGAGTATTGTCTATGTTTGTTGTGAGAGTTACGTGTGTGAGTTTGTACAGTGACATGTACTATGGACAAGTGTCAAGAAGCAGAAATTGACAAGTTTGTTTCCATGCTTGTTGGAATTTGCAGCTGTGAAGGTTCTGGATGGTGGTGCTTCCCTGTGGGAGCAGCGTAGCTAGCTGGAGATGATCCTGACCTTTGAA
This window encodes:
- the LOC123428352 gene encoding uncharacterized protein LOC123428352 is translated as MSGSYSSRLRAGGGGGGLGATTVLAAKVAFASAALAAAACMVPQLVSGADAFLWKLYLFVTVHVIIFVIWKLSDSKHFHAAAQQQHKDPWAPSPLHHHHPAAAAPSLLTEEAVVKRKVEFAPAPGAVSAAPAEVYRVPPPVSRWHEPADSAVVEEVVSPVSCGGESCVTTESEEDASSVAASTYIATADTSRSVSPVLAPAPERAVLERGISLPPRKATIAAPEHFDAADGNHDGGGGDDDDLDATWNAIMQKTRPATAPASSTTSSPPAPRSSPPRPTPSPRPRAREPSVGAAELNKRSEDFINKIHNSFGRHQ